In the genome of Myxococcus stipitatus, one region contains:
- a CDS encoding lysylphosphatidylglycerol synthase domain-containing protein, producing MSRALLRRGVLALLPLVLLSLAFLVMRHELRELSAAAMMRALTSIPRERIAWAVVCAASNYLALTLYDVLALRHLGRRLPYRQVGFASFVGYAFGHNIGMSFLTGGGVRYRLYSSRGLSAWDVARVGTFNALTFWSGLLAVAGVALVVDAGRGAMSALSLRPGVARGLGFGMLGVLGAYLVACARVRRTLKVPRLGVELSLPTLRLAVAQVAVSCMDWTLGAMVLWVLLPQGAGIQPASMVALFAVAQLLGIASQVPGGLGVFDSVILAALTPEVSGAVVLGTLVVYRVVYYLLPFAVASLMLAGHELSLHRGQVAQWRGRRRQVG from the coding sequence GTGTCCCGGGCCCTGTTGAGGCGAGGGGTCCTCGCCTTGTTGCCGTTGGTGTTGTTGTCGTTGGCGTTCCTCGTCATGCGGCACGAGCTGCGTGAGCTGAGCGCGGCGGCGATGATGCGGGCGTTGACGTCGATTCCCCGCGAGCGCATCGCGTGGGCGGTGGTGTGCGCGGCGAGCAACTATCTGGCGTTGACGCTGTATGACGTCCTGGCGTTGAGGCACCTGGGGCGGCGGTTGCCGTACCGGCAGGTGGGCTTCGCGTCGTTCGTCGGCTATGCGTTTGGCCACAACATCGGGATGTCGTTCCTGACGGGTGGCGGGGTCCGCTACCGGCTGTATTCCTCGCGCGGGTTGAGTGCGTGGGATGTGGCGCGGGTGGGGACGTTCAACGCGCTGACATTCTGGTCGGGGTTGTTGGCGGTGGCGGGGGTGGCGCTGGTGGTGGACGCGGGGCGGGGGGCGATGTCCGCGCTGTCGTTGAGGCCGGGAGTGGCGAGGGGGTTGGGGTTCGGGATGTTGGGAGTGTTGGGGGCGTACCTGGTGGCGTGTGCGCGGGTGCGGCGGACGCTGAAGGTGCCGAGGTTGGGGGTGGAGCTGTCCTTGCCGACGTTGAGGCTGGCGGTGGCGCAGGTGGCGGTGTCGTGTATGGACTGGACGTTGGGGGCGATGGTGTTGTGGGTGTTGTTGCCGCAAGGCGCGGGGATTCAGCCGGCGAGCATGGTGGCGCTGTTCGCGGTGGCGCAGCTGTTGGGGATAGCGAGCCAGGTGCCGGGAGGGCTGGGCGTGTTCGACTCGGTGATTCTGGCGGCGCTGACGCCCGAGGTCTCCGGAGCGGTGGTGCTGGGGACGCTGGTGGTGTACCGCGTCGTCTATTACCTGCTGCCTTTCGCCGTGGCCTCGCTGATGCTGGCGGGCCATGAGCTGTCATTGCACCGAGGACAGGTGGCGCAGTGGCGGGGGCGCAGAAGGCAGGTAGGCTGA
- a CDS encoding glutaminyl-peptide cyclotransferase, which translates to MNPTAWLSALGVLVMGMSNGCGGAPAHRRVTENALSRKVARIVKAYPHSTEAFTQGLVFHQGRLFESTGHQGTLREISLDSATPLWMERLGDIFAEGLATDGERLYQLTWTEGQLFTWSGLPPTRLRTTRYSGEGWGLCYWQGKLIRSDGSSTLTFHAPDTFEPLSTLEVTLNGQPQDQLNELECANGVIYANVWHSSYVLEIDPTTGHVTGLIDASDLVRAVGPQLNRPDAVLNGIAVEPGTGRMLMTGKLWPKLFEVRLETVD; encoded by the coding sequence ATGAATCCAACAGCATGGCTGTCGGCGCTGGGTGTTCTGGTCATGGGGATGAGTAACGGCTGTGGTGGGGCGCCCGCGCACCGGCGTGTGACTGAGAACGCGCTCTCGCGGAAGGTGGCGCGCATCGTGAAGGCGTATCCGCACTCCACCGAGGCCTTCACCCAGGGCCTCGTCTTCCACCAGGGGCGCCTCTTCGAGAGCACCGGCCACCAAGGCACCCTGCGCGAAATCTCCCTCGACTCAGCGACCCCGCTCTGGATGGAGCGCCTGGGAGACATCTTCGCGGAGGGCCTCGCCACCGACGGCGAGCGCCTCTACCAGCTCACCTGGACCGAAGGGCAGCTCTTCACCTGGAGCGGCCTGCCCCCCACGCGCCTGCGCACCACGCGCTACTCCGGCGAAGGCTGGGGCCTCTGCTACTGGCAGGGAAAGCTCATCCGCAGCGACGGCTCCTCCACGCTGACCTTCCACGCCCCCGACACCTTCGAGCCCCTGAGCACCCTCGAGGTCACCCTCAACGGCCAACCCCAGGACCAGCTCAACGAGCTCGAGTGCGCCAACGGCGTCATCTACGCCAACGTCTGGCACTCCTCCTACGTCCTCGAAATCGACCCCACCACCGGCCACGTCACGGGCCTCATCGACGCCTCCGACCTCGTGCGCGCGGTGGGGCCCCAGCTCAACCGCCCCGATGCCGTCCTCAACGGCATCGCCGTGGAGCCCGGCACCGGGCGCATGCTGATGACCGGCAAGCTCTGGCCCAAGCTCTTCGAAGTGCGCCTGGAGACCGTGGACTGA
- a CDS encoding response regulator, whose product MDRDEEQTPLREWSWPPDPEPGQRARVLVAEDQPEMRALLHRALKRRGYEVVEASDGPGLVQAIIDGLLAEQTLVPDLIITDVRMPGYSGLEVVARLRREGWKTPVILITAFGDAQLHQEAAQLGAARVLDKPFAMEDLCGAAEALVPPVR is encoded by the coding sequence ATGGACCGCGACGAGGAGCAGACGCCGTTGAGGGAGTGGTCATGGCCGCCGGACCCGGAGCCGGGGCAGCGGGCGCGGGTGTTGGTGGCGGAGGACCAGCCGGAGATGCGGGCGCTCCTGCATCGGGCGTTGAAGCGCCGGGGCTATGAGGTGGTGGAGGCCTCGGATGGGCCGGGCCTGGTGCAGGCCATCATCGATGGGCTGCTGGCCGAGCAGACGCTGGTGCCGGACCTCATCATCACGGATGTGCGGATGCCTGGGTACTCGGGCCTGGAGGTGGTGGCGCGGCTGCGGCGGGAGGGGTGGAAGACGCCGGTCATCCTGATTACGGCGTTCGGGGATGCGCAGCTGCATCAGGAGGCGGCGCAGCTGGGCGCGGCGCGGGTGTTGGACAAGCCGTTCGCGATGGAGGATTTGTGTGGCGCGGCGGAGGCGCTCGTTCCGCCGGTCCGTTGA
- a CDS encoding DUF1428 domain-containing protein: protein MAYVDGFLLPVPTKNLAAYRKVSRQAGKIWREYGALAYTECVADDLDDERRAMFARSVKLKPEETLVFSWILYKSRAERNRINKKVAADPRLKAPEAMPFDMKRMVWGGFKTLVQL from the coding sequence ATGGCCTACGTCGATGGTTTCCTGTTGCCGGTCCCCACGAAGAACCTCGCCGCCTACCGCAAGGTGTCTCGGCAGGCGGGCAAGATTTGGAGGGAGTACGGCGCGCTTGCCTACACCGAGTGCGTCGCGGATGACCTCGACGACGAGCGCCGGGCCATGTTCGCCCGGAGCGTGAAGTTGAAGCCAGAAGAGACGCTGGTGTTCTCCTGGATTCTCTACAAGTCGCGCGCGGAGCGGAACCGCATCAACAAGAAGGTGGCGGCGGACCCTCGGCTGAAGGCCCCGGAGGCCATGCCCTTCGACATGAAGCGCATGGTGTGGGGCGGCTTCAAGACGCTGGTGCAATTGTAG
- a CDS encoding sigma-54 dependent transcriptional regulator encodes MPGRVLMVEDEREMRAMLEKGLTRRGYAPVALGSADEALARLATEDFDVVLTDLRMPGMDGLALCERIVLNRPDIPVIVVTAFGSLETAVAAIRAGAYDFVTKPIDVDALVLVLERAVQHRALRDEVRRLRQELGRRQDSGAVVGESPAMQQAYALIDRVADLDSTVLITGESGTGKEVAARAVHTRGRRAEGPFVALNCAAMPEALLESELFGHAKGAFTDAKAARTGLFVQAHGGTLFLDEVGELPLTLQPKLLRALQERMVRPVGGDTEVPFDARIVAATNRDLELAVEEGRFREDLYYRLNVIGVELPPLRARGNDVLLLSQRFIEQFAARNNKRVMGLSPAAAQRLLTYGWPGNVRELQNCMERAVALTSFEQLTVDDLPERIRNYSQPKGAAENTDPSELVTLEELERKYIHRVLETVGGSRTLAARILGVDRKTLYRKLERDDEAKKP; translated from the coding sequence ATGCCAGGCCGCGTCCTGATGGTCGAGGACGAGCGCGAGATGCGCGCCATGTTGGAGAAGGGACTGACGCGCCGGGGCTATGCGCCCGTGGCGCTCGGGTCGGCGGACGAGGCGCTCGCGCGCCTGGCCACCGAGGACTTCGACGTGGTGCTGACGGACCTGCGCATGCCGGGGATGGATGGGCTGGCGCTGTGTGAGCGCATCGTGCTCAACCGGCCGGACATCCCGGTCATCGTGGTGACGGCCTTCGGGAGCCTGGAGACGGCGGTGGCCGCCATCCGCGCGGGGGCGTACGACTTCGTCACCAAGCCCATCGACGTGGATGCGCTGGTGCTGGTGCTGGAGCGGGCGGTGCAGCACCGCGCGCTGCGGGACGAGGTGCGCCGGCTGCGGCAGGAGCTGGGGCGCAGGCAGGACAGCGGCGCGGTGGTGGGCGAGAGCCCCGCGATGCAGCAGGCGTATGCGCTCATCGACCGCGTGGCGGACCTGGACTCCACGGTGCTGATTACGGGGGAGAGCGGGACGGGGAAGGAGGTGGCCGCGCGCGCGGTGCACACGCGCGGGCGTCGGGCCGAGGGGCCGTTCGTCGCGCTCAACTGCGCGGCGATGCCGGAGGCCTTGCTGGAGAGCGAGCTGTTCGGGCACGCGAAGGGCGCTTTCACGGACGCGAAGGCGGCGCGCACGGGCCTCTTCGTGCAGGCACACGGCGGGACGCTGTTCCTGGACGAGGTGGGCGAGTTGCCGCTCACGCTCCAGCCGAAGCTCCTGCGGGCGCTGCAGGAGCGGATGGTGCGCCCGGTGGGTGGGGACACGGAGGTTCCGTTCGACGCGCGCATCGTCGCGGCGACGAACCGGGACCTGGAGCTGGCGGTGGAGGAGGGCCGGTTCCGTGAGGATTTGTATTACCGGCTGAATGTGATTGGGGTGGAGCTGCCTCCGCTGCGGGCGCGAGGGAATGATGTGTTGTTGTTGTCGCAGCGGTTCATCGAGCAGTTCGCCGCGAGGAACAACAAGCGGGTGATGGGGCTGTCTCCCGCGGCGGCGCAGCGGCTCTTGACGTACGGGTGGCCGGGGAACGTGCGCGAGCTGCAGAACTGCATGGAGCGCGCGGTGGCGCTCACGTCGTTCGAGCAGCTCACGGTGGATGACCTGCCCGAGCGCATCCGGAACTACAGCCAGCCCAAGGGGGCGGCGGAGAACACGGACCCCTCGGAGCTGGTGACGCTGGAGGAGTTGGAGCGGAAGTACATCCACCGGGTGCTGGAGACGGTGGGTGGCAGCCGCACGCTGGCGGCGCGGATTCTCGGGGTGGACCGCAAGACGCTGTACCGCAAGCTGGAGCGGGACGACGAGGCGAAGAAGCCCTGA
- a CDS encoding serine/threonine-protein kinase PknK, with translation MPRCQTCGRRWEGSHAPCPPNAPSDGVGRLTPEELEPPRIPGYRVDGVLAHGGFGVLLGAWRETDQQRVAIKLARTGNALARAQLLRESAALRVLGPPTVPALYEVGVLAGDVRFLVMEHVPLPTLAERLARAAGPVPAQELPALALSVADTVARVHEQGLAHCDLKPEHLFLNEDGGGQVRVFDFGLVRGTSPVEGATLPGEGLSVSDSSGFAGTAEYMAPEQCAGNSDVDTRTDVYALGVLLYEMLTGRPPFFGPTPDVLQAHLALRPPPPSDFAPVPPALEEVVLRCLAKERARRPEDASALASALRAAFSHAHRPVDPVTPRPSAPGEPRPAQVRRSVAVLFLTSRANPVSVQKGLASYGGHLAYTDGPHIAAVFDPDVGENPVRRAMRAAEGLAERGLATHALVDVSAVTVQRRPTGTPRYLGAIFSRADRYPTGADAQGLLLSPAAAEAVPEVPCMDVPGHPGVVRPASPGAAPRPDITVLQLGSEVLVGRELELASLVDSARTAMGGAAPTLVTVMGERGLGKSHLAAALARELQVQLPLARVYSTRSREPVQGDPDGTLRTLLRCALNAFERDDTDTEEQGRAAIMLRLGPTLGTELWPGVAATLGWYAPGGPELQSWAAAPGALRSLAMRATGEMLASTARERPLCLVIDDAHFAEETALDALEYACLAEASVPIWVCVLARPGFEKSRPLWGTRAARQVTLSLRPLSAPQAQEMCRMLLKPVENVPAQAVERIVERAQHVPLYMVELVRGLKRQGLVRQRAPGGSWYLVTDGLEKVPELRLVEWLADRELGALPPALAAHARLCALLGTDFTAATAEGVVRELERDGAAGGFPLDAGHATRRLLDSGLLVSHRLEGLSFRNELLRDAVAATLPAAERQRIHRAAYRYYLGHAGSSERQRLPRLALHAAAADMRDEAAALSIDLAESARGRHAFLEAEAMYTRALELLDTEDELRCLTALRGRGLMRIRIGRYDDSLADFAAALERARRRGDKRAEVELLLDEAMALDWVNDYPTSEARALEAQEKSASVGSPYVQGRLLLAVGRALFRKGEWAEAREPLEAAAEIARRLGDAGYETQVVSQLLLAVMLPNLGDIDETDRVLSEVVTACTERGDLFHLGSAINNRRNLWVARRDLANALKDQERFMHLGRELGMVGWEYFAEHNLGELHYQAGDAEAAAPHISRAIALERRHPEVAPRPWALLLQARTLAWMGRQTRARELLGQVRQVLTEGRTGMELSPSEEVLISMVELATQDASADDWRTLRERSSQVSVEQEPLEVLEMMGLAALRRGEPREAVHILTDALQLASRIPNLMEARLRRSLERARDLRENQRHSS, from the coding sequence GTGCCGCGCTGCCAGACATGTGGGCGGCGCTGGGAAGGCTCCCATGCGCCATGCCCGCCAAACGCTCCCTCGGACGGGGTCGGACGGCTGACGCCCGAGGAGCTGGAGCCGCCGCGCATCCCCGGCTATCGCGTCGACGGCGTGCTCGCGCACGGCGGCTTCGGCGTGCTGCTGGGAGCGTGGCGCGAAACGGACCAGCAGCGGGTGGCCATCAAGCTGGCGAGGACGGGCAATGCCCTGGCGCGCGCGCAGCTGCTCCGCGAGTCCGCCGCGCTGCGCGTGCTGGGCCCGCCCACCGTGCCCGCGCTGTATGAAGTGGGCGTGCTGGCCGGGGACGTGCGCTTCCTCGTCATGGAGCACGTGCCCCTGCCCACGCTGGCGGAGCGGCTGGCGCGCGCCGCGGGGCCCGTGCCGGCGCAGGAGCTCCCCGCGCTGGCCCTGTCCGTGGCGGACACCGTGGCGCGCGTCCACGAGCAGGGCCTGGCCCACTGCGACCTGAAGCCCGAGCACCTCTTCCTCAACGAGGACGGCGGCGGGCAGGTGCGCGTCTTCGACTTCGGCCTGGTGCGAGGCACCTCCCCCGTGGAGGGCGCCACGCTGCCCGGCGAGGGGCTCTCCGTCAGCGACAGCTCGGGCTTCGCGGGCACCGCGGAGTACATGGCGCCCGAGCAGTGCGCGGGAAACTCGGACGTCGACACGCGCACGGATGTGTATGCGCTGGGCGTGCTGCTCTACGAGATGCTCACCGGACGGCCGCCCTTCTTCGGCCCCACGCCGGACGTGCTGCAGGCGCACCTGGCCTTGCGTCCTCCGCCTCCGTCCGACTTCGCGCCGGTGCCTCCCGCGCTGGAGGAGGTCGTCCTGCGGTGTCTGGCCAAGGAGCGCGCCCGGCGGCCCGAGGATGCCTCCGCGCTGGCGAGCGCCCTGCGCGCGGCCTTCAGCCATGCGCACCGTCCTGTCGACCCGGTGACACCTCGGCCGTCGGCGCCGGGGGAGCCGAGGCCCGCGCAGGTGCGGCGCTCGGTGGCCGTGCTCTTCCTCACCTCGCGCGCCAACCCCGTCAGCGTGCAGAAGGGGCTGGCCTCCTACGGCGGACACCTGGCCTACACGGATGGACCGCACATCGCCGCCGTGTTCGACCCGGACGTGGGAGAGAACCCCGTGCGCCGCGCCATGCGCGCCGCGGAGGGACTGGCCGAGCGGGGCCTCGCCACGCACGCCCTGGTGGACGTGTCCGCCGTCACCGTGCAGCGCCGCCCCACCGGTACGCCGCGCTACCTGGGCGCCATCTTCTCGCGCGCGGACCGCTACCCCACGGGCGCCGACGCGCAGGGGCTCCTGCTGTCACCCGCCGCCGCGGAAGCGGTGCCCGAGGTGCCCTGCATGGACGTGCCCGGCCACCCCGGCGTGGTGCGTCCCGCGTCCCCCGGCGCGGCGCCGCGTCCGGACATCACCGTGCTGCAGCTGGGCAGCGAGGTGCTGGTGGGCCGCGAGCTGGAGCTGGCCTCGCTGGTGGACAGCGCCCGGACGGCGATGGGCGGAGCCGCCCCCACGCTGGTCACCGTCATGGGGGAGCGGGGGCTGGGAAAGAGCCACCTCGCCGCGGCGCTCGCCCGTGAGCTCCAGGTGCAGCTGCCGCTCGCGCGCGTCTACAGCACCCGCTCGCGCGAGCCCGTGCAGGGCGACCCGGACGGCACGCTGCGCACGCTCCTGAGATGCGCCCTCAACGCCTTCGAGCGCGACGACACCGACACGGAGGAGCAGGGCCGCGCGGCCATCATGCTGCGGCTGGGCCCCACGCTGGGCACGGAGCTGTGGCCCGGCGTGGCCGCGACGCTGGGGTGGTACGCGCCGGGCGGGCCTGAGCTGCAGAGCTGGGCGGCGGCGCCCGGCGCGCTGCGCTCCCTGGCCATGCGCGCCACGGGGGAGATGCTCGCCTCCACCGCGCGTGAGCGCCCGCTGTGCCTGGTCATCGACGACGCGCACTTCGCGGAGGAGACCGCGCTGGACGCGCTGGAGTACGCGTGCCTGGCCGAGGCCAGCGTCCCCATCTGGGTGTGCGTGCTCGCACGCCCGGGGTTCGAGAAGAGCCGCCCGCTGTGGGGGACTCGCGCGGCGCGGCAGGTCACCCTCTCCTTGCGCCCGCTCTCCGCGCCCCAGGCGCAGGAGATGTGCCGCATGCTCCTCAAGCCCGTGGAGAACGTGCCCGCGCAGGCGGTGGAGCGCATCGTCGAGCGCGCGCAGCACGTGCCGCTCTACATGGTGGAGCTGGTGCGCGGCCTCAAGCGCCAGGGGCTGGTGCGCCAGCGCGCGCCCGGGGGCAGCTGGTACCTGGTCACCGACGGCCTGGAGAAGGTGCCCGAGCTGCGGCTGGTGGAGTGGCTGGCGGACCGCGAGCTGGGAGCGCTGCCGCCCGCCCTGGCCGCGCACGCGCGGCTGTGCGCGCTGCTGGGCACGGACTTCACCGCGGCCACGGCCGAGGGCGTGGTGCGGGAGCTGGAGCGCGACGGCGCGGCCGGAGGCTTCCCGCTGGATGCGGGCCATGCGACGCGGCGGCTGCTCGACTCGGGGCTCCTCGTCTCCCACCGGCTGGAGGGCCTGAGCTTCCGCAACGAGCTCCTGCGCGACGCGGTGGCGGCCACGCTCCCCGCCGCCGAGCGCCAGCGCATCCACCGCGCGGCCTACCGCTACTACCTGGGCCACGCGGGCTCGAGCGAGCGGCAGCGCCTGCCGCGCCTCGCGCTGCACGCCGCCGCCGCGGACATGCGCGACGAGGCCGCCGCGCTCTCCATCGACCTGGCCGAGTCCGCGCGCGGACGCCACGCGTTCCTCGAAGCCGAGGCCATGTACACGCGCGCGCTGGAGTTGCTGGACACCGAGGACGAGCTGCGCTGCCTCACCGCGCTGCGCGGCCGAGGGCTGATGCGCATCCGCATCGGCCGGTATGACGACTCGCTGGCGGACTTCGCCGCCGCCCTGGAGCGCGCGCGCCGACGGGGCGACAAGCGGGCGGAGGTGGAGCTGCTGCTCGACGAGGCCATGGCCCTGGACTGGGTGAATGACTATCCCACCAGCGAGGCCCGCGCGCTGGAGGCGCAGGAGAAGTCCGCGAGCGTGGGCTCGCCCTATGTGCAGGGACGGCTGCTGCTCGCGGTGGGTCGCGCGCTGTTCCGCAAGGGCGAGTGGGCGGAGGCACGCGAGCCGCTGGAGGCCGCGGCGGAGATTGCCCGGCGCCTGGGCGACGCGGGCTACGAGACGCAGGTGGTGTCGCAGCTCCTGCTCGCCGTCATGCTCCCCAACCTGGGCGACATCGACGAGACGGACCGGGTGCTCTCCGAGGTCGTCACCGCGTGCACGGAGCGCGGCGACCTCTTCCACCTGGGCAGCGCCATCAACAACCGCCGCAACCTGTGGGTGGCTCGGCGGGACCTGGCCAACGCGCTGAAGGACCAGGAGCGCTTCATGCACCTGGGGCGCGAGCTGGGCATGGTGGGCTGGGAGTACTTCGCCGAGCACAACCTCGGCGAGCTGCACTACCAGGCCGGAGACGCCGAGGCCGCCGCGCCCCACATCTCGCGCGCCATCGCCCTGGAGCGCAGACACCCCGAGGTCGCCCCGCGCCCCTGGGCCCTGCTGCTCCAGGCGCGCACGCTCGCGTGGATGGGGCGGCAGACCCGGGCCCGCGAGCTGCTCGGGCAGGTGCGGCAGGTGCTCACCGAGGGCCGCACCGGCATGGAGCTGAGCCCGTCGGAGGAGGTGCTCATCTCCATGGTGGAGCTGGCCACACAGGATGCCTCGGCCGACGACTGGCGCACCCTGCGGGAGCGCTCCAGCCAGGTGTCCGTGGAGCAGGAGCCGCTCGAGGTGCTGGAGATGATGGGCCTGGCGGCGCTGCGGCGCGGGGAGCCTCGCGAGGCCGTGCACATCCTGACGGACGCGCTCCAGTTGGCCTCGCGGATTCCCAACCTCATGGAGGCCCGCCTCCGCCGCTCACTCGAGCGCGCGCGGGACCTCAGGGAAAATCAAAGACACTCCTCATGA
- a CDS encoding Do family serine endopeptidase, whose amino-acid sequence MACSLPSRRFLGALALLPVATLGFGCGQAQALGTPNPAAVTSAAAATPSGVPVQPARFNPATAGTVTSLAPLVDSVKGSVVYVEVQSRPRRMSGMQGLPPGFAERFGLPPGMEGNSQPRQGLGSGFIIDPSGTVLTNNHVVENADVVRVKLQDGRSFEAEVLGRDPLTDVALLKLKGAPGNLPAVPLGDSDAVRVGDAVMAIGNPFGLDYSVSAGILSARARNIHAGPYDDFLQTDAAINPGNSGGPLFNMRGEVIGMNTAIIGGASGIGFAVPSKLIQALLPQLQETGVVRRGWLGLAIQDLTPELARALKVDANKGAVVAGVNRGGPGDRGGLREEDIITAVGGRAVDSAGALTRAVALLKPDSRVKVELMRGGKPLTLDVTLGTRPAQRGEEEVTPRNAPSPTTRKLGIGLRDTDGSGAQITAVEPGSPAERAGLMPGMVLVQVGDGKVGSASEAASILSSAKSGAALLLRVRAPDSDSTVLRALEVP is encoded by the coding sequence ATGGCCTGCTCGCTCCCCTCTCGCCGCTTCCTTGGCGCCTTGGCTCTCCTGCCCGTCGCGACGCTGGGCTTCGGGTGTGGACAGGCCCAGGCGCTCGGCACACCCAATCCCGCCGCCGTCACCTCGGCCGCCGCCGCCACGCCCTCCGGCGTGCCCGTGCAGCCCGCGCGCTTCAACCCCGCCACCGCCGGCACCGTGACGTCGCTGGCGCCGCTGGTCGACTCCGTGAAGGGCTCCGTCGTCTACGTCGAGGTGCAGTCCCGCCCGCGCCGCATGTCCGGCATGCAGGGCCTGCCGCCCGGCTTCGCGGAGCGCTTCGGCCTGCCGCCCGGCATGGAGGGCAACTCGCAGCCTCGCCAGGGATTGGGCTCGGGCTTCATCATCGACCCCTCCGGCACCGTCCTCACCAACAACCACGTGGTGGAGAACGCCGACGTCGTGCGCGTGAAGCTGCAGGACGGACGCTCCTTCGAGGCCGAGGTGCTCGGAAGAGACCCGCTCACCGACGTGGCCCTGCTCAAGCTCAAGGGCGCCCCGGGCAACCTGCCGGCCGTGCCGCTGGGTGACTCGGACGCGGTGCGCGTGGGCGACGCGGTGATGGCCATCGGCAACCCGTTCGGCCTGGACTACAGCGTCAGCGCCGGCATCCTCTCCGCCCGCGCCCGCAACATCCACGCGGGCCCCTACGACGACTTCCTCCAGACGGACGCGGCCATCAACCCCGGCAACTCCGGCGGCCCGCTGTTCAACATGCGCGGGGAGGTCATCGGCATGAACACCGCCATCATCGGCGGCGCCAGCGGCATCGGCTTCGCCGTGCCCAGCAAGCTCATCCAGGCGCTGCTGCCCCAGCTCCAGGAGACGGGCGTGGTGCGCCGCGGCTGGCTGGGCCTGGCCATCCAGGACCTCACGCCCGAGCTGGCGCGCGCCCTCAAGGTGGACGCCAACAAGGGCGCGGTGGTGGCCGGCGTCAACCGCGGCGGCCCCGGTGACCGGGGCGGCCTGCGCGAAGAGGACATCATCACCGCCGTCGGGGGCCGCGCGGTGGACTCCGCCGGGGCCCTCACCCGCGCCGTGGCGCTGCTCAAGCCCGACAGCCGCGTGAAGGTGGAGCTGATGCGCGGCGGCAAGCCCCTGACGCTGGACGTGACGCTGGGCACGCGCCCGGCCCAGCGCGGCGAGGAGGAAGTCACTCCGCGCAACGCACCCTCGCCCACCACGCGCAAGCTGGGCATCGGCCTGCGTGACACGGACGGCTCCGGCGCTCAAATCACCGCGGTGGAGCCCGGCAGCCCCGCCGAGCGCGCCGGACTGATGCCCGGCATGGTGCTGGTGCAGGTGGGTGACGGCAAGGTGGGCAGCGCGTCCGAAGCGGCCAGCATCCTGTCGTCCGCGAAGTCCGGCGCCGCGCTGCTGTTGCGCGTGCGCGCCCCGGACTCCGACTCCACCGTCCTGCGCGCCCTGGAAGTTCCGTAA